The genomic DNA CTTTTCGCTCTTGGCATAGGTACAGAAGAAGGGTATCTTCTCCTTCTTTGCGAAGTCTGATACGGCAAGGGCCGAGGCGCTGCTGATCGTGCCCATGAGGATATCCACTTTCTCATTCATGACCAGTTCTTTTGCCATGGACAGGGCCAGATTAGGCTGGAACTTCTCGTCCCTTGTGACGAATTCAATCTTCCTGCCGAGGACGCCCCCTTTCGCATTGATCGCATTGATCCCCATCCTGAAGCCGTCACGCATGTCTATGCCGAAAATGGCAGCTCCCCCTGAATATGTATCGACAATACCCACTTTGATCGTGTTGGCTGCAAAAGAGGTAGAACCGACCAACATAACTACCGCACATATAAAGATAAAAAATCTTACAATAAGTCCTTTCACGATCTCCTCCTATGTTTTTATTTGGAAACTTATTAATGCATCATATGCTTCCCGCAACTGACGACCAATGTGTGGCCGGTTATCGCGCTCGATTCATCTGAAGGAACAAAACAGTGGGGCTACAAAACAGTGGGGCCAGGTCTTGAAATATCAGTTTTTCAATTTTGTGGCCCCAGGGAGGTAGATATTTCCCCCGCCGAAAAGAGACCTTAAATGGCTGATTGATCCCCGTGATGCCGCCCCTT from Pseudomonadota bacterium includes the following:
- a CDS encoding ABC transporter substrate-binding protein produces the protein MKGLIVRFFIFICAVVMLVGSTSFAANTIKVGIVDTYSGGAAIFGIDMRDGFRMGINAINAKGGVLGRKIEFVTRDEKFQPNLALSMAKELVMNEKVDILMGTISSASALAVSDFAKKEKIPFFCTYAKSEK